One stretch of Macadamia integrifolia cultivar HAES 741 unplaced genomic scaffold, SCU_Mint_v3 scaffold766, whole genome shotgun sequence DNA includes these proteins:
- the LOC122069925 gene encoding purple acid phosphatase 15-like isoform X2, with the protein MVYKLFCLSAILIILLFLENFAVVHCRIPTTLGGSFEPVTVPFDENLRGHAVDLPDTDPRVSRRVKGFEPEQISVTLSATYDSVSISWITGKFQIGNNIKPLNPKTVASIVRFGKLGYPLTHEAIGYSLIYNQLYPFNGIQNYTSGIIHHARLTGEQYRWLERDLANVDRSVTPWLIATWHPPWYSTYEVHYREAECMRVEMEELLHYYGIDIVFNGHVSEQHYR; encoded by the exons ATGGTTTACAAGTTGTTCTGTTTGTCTGCGATTTTGATCATCCTACTGTTTCTAGAGAATTTTGCCGTCGTTCATTGCCGGATTCCGACGACCCTTGGTGGATCATTCGAGCCTGTCACGGTTCCTTTTGATGAAAACTTACGTGGGCATGCCGTGGATTTACCGGATACTGATCCTCGCGTGAGCAGACGGGTTAAGGGGTTTGAGCCTGAGCAAATATCAGTGACTCTGTCGGCTACTTATGATTCAGTTTCGATCTCTTGGATTACAg GGAAATTCCAAATAGGGAACAACATAAAGCCATTAAATCCTAAAACTGTAGCAAGCATTGTTCGTTTTGGTAAATTAGGGTATCCATTAACACATGAAGCAATTGGTTACTCCCTGATTTACAACCAGCTTTATCCTTTCAATGGCATCCAGAATTACACCTCAGGAATTATCCACCATGCTCGTCTCACTG GAGAGCAATACAGGTGGCTGGAGAGAGACTTAGCTAATGTGGACAGATCTGTGACTCCATGGTTGATAGCAACTTGGCACCCACCTTGGTACAGTACTTATGAAGTGCATTATAGAGAAGCAGAGTGTATGAGGGTGGAGATGGAAGAGTTACTCCACTATTACGGCATTGATATAGTATTCAATGGACATGTAAGTGAACAACACTATAGATGA
- the LOC122069925 gene encoding purple acid phosphatase 15-like isoform X4 produces the protein MVYKLFCLSAILIILLFLENFAVVHCRIPTTLGGSFEPVTVPFDENLRGHAVDLPDTDPRVSRRVKGFEPEQISVTLSATYDSVSISWITGKFQIGNNIKPLNPKTVASIVRFGKLGYPLTHEAIGYSLIYNQLYPFNGIQNYTSGIIHHARLTGLKPDSLYYYQCGDPSIPVMSLIYSFKTMPVSGPQSYPKRIAVVAGERLS, from the exons ATGGTTTACAAGTTGTTCTGTTTGTCTGCGATTTTGATCATCCTACTGTTTCTAGAGAATTTTGCCGTCGTTCATTGCCGGATTCCGACGACCCTTGGTGGATCATTCGAGCCTGTCACGGTTCCTTTTGATGAAAACTTACGTGGGCATGCCGTGGATTTACCGGATACTGATCCTCGCGTGAGCAGACGGGTTAAGGGGTTTGAGCCTGAGCAAATATCAGTGACTCTGTCGGCTACTTATGATTCAGTTTCGATCTCTTGGATTACAg GGAAATTCCAAATAGGGAACAACATAAAGCCATTAAATCCTAAAACTGTAGCAAGCATTGTTCGTTTTGGTAAATTAGGGTATCCATTAACACATGAAGCAATTGGTTACTCCCTGATTTACAACCAGCTTTATCCTTTCAATGGCATCCAGAATTACACCTCAGGAATTATCCACCATGCTCGTCTCACTG GGTTGAAACCTGACTCATTGTATTACTATCAATGTGGAGATCCTTCTATACCAGTCATGAGCCTTATATATTCTTTCAAGACAATGCCAGTTTCTGGTCCTCAGAGTTATCCAAAAAGAATTGCAGTG GTGGCTGGAGAGAGACTTAGCTAA
- the LOC122069925 gene encoding purple acid phosphatase 15-like isoform X3 translates to MVYKLFCLSAILIILLFLENFAVVHCRIPTTLGGSFEPVTVPFDENLRGHAVDLPDTDPRVSRRVKGFEPEQISVTLSATYDSVSISWITGKFQIGNNIKPLNPKTVASIVRFGKLGYPLTHEAIGYSLIYNQLYPFNGIQNYTSGIIHHARLTGLKPDSLYYYQCGDPSIPVMSLIYSFKTMPVSGPQSYPKRIAVESNTGGWRET, encoded by the exons ATGGTTTACAAGTTGTTCTGTTTGTCTGCGATTTTGATCATCCTACTGTTTCTAGAGAATTTTGCCGTCGTTCATTGCCGGATTCCGACGACCCTTGGTGGATCATTCGAGCCTGTCACGGTTCCTTTTGATGAAAACTTACGTGGGCATGCCGTGGATTTACCGGATACTGATCCTCGCGTGAGCAGACGGGTTAAGGGGTTTGAGCCTGAGCAAATATCAGTGACTCTGTCGGCTACTTATGATTCAGTTTCGATCTCTTGGATTACAg GGAAATTCCAAATAGGGAACAACATAAAGCCATTAAATCCTAAAACTGTAGCAAGCATTGTTCGTTTTGGTAAATTAGGGTATCCATTAACACATGAAGCAATTGGTTACTCCCTGATTTACAACCAGCTTTATCCTTTCAATGGCATCCAGAATTACACCTCAGGAATTATCCACCATGCTCGTCTCACTG GGTTGAAACCTGACTCATTGTATTACTATCAATGTGGAGATCCTTCTATACCAGTCATGAGCCTTATATATTCTTTCAAGACAATGCCAGTTTCTGGTCCTCAGAGTTATCCAAAAAGAATTGCAGTG GAGAGCAATACAGGTGGCTGGAGAGAGACTTAG
- the LOC122069925 gene encoding purple acid phosphatase 15-like isoform X1: MVYKLFCLSAILIILLFLENFAVVHCRIPTTLGGSFEPVTVPFDENLRGHAVDLPDTDPRVSRRVKGFEPEQISVTLSATYDSVSISWITGKFQIGNNIKPLNPKTVASIVRFGKLGYPLTHEAIGYSLIYNQLYPFNGIQNYTSGIIHHARLTGLKPDSLYYYQCGDPSIPVMSLIYSFKTMPVSGPQSYPKRIAVVRDLGLTYNTTSTIDHLIHNSLDLALLVGDVTYANL, encoded by the exons ATGGTTTACAAGTTGTTCTGTTTGTCTGCGATTTTGATCATCCTACTGTTTCTAGAGAATTTTGCCGTCGTTCATTGCCGGATTCCGACGACCCTTGGTGGATCATTCGAGCCTGTCACGGTTCCTTTTGATGAAAACTTACGTGGGCATGCCGTGGATTTACCGGATACTGATCCTCGCGTGAGCAGACGGGTTAAGGGGTTTGAGCCTGAGCAAATATCAGTGACTCTGTCGGCTACTTATGATTCAGTTTCGATCTCTTGGATTACAg GGAAATTCCAAATAGGGAACAACATAAAGCCATTAAATCCTAAAACTGTAGCAAGCATTGTTCGTTTTGGTAAATTAGGGTATCCATTAACACATGAAGCAATTGGTTACTCCCTGATTTACAACCAGCTTTATCCTTTCAATGGCATCCAGAATTACACCTCAGGAATTATCCACCATGCTCGTCTCACTG GGTTGAAACCTGACTCATTGTATTACTATCAATGTGGAGATCCTTCTATACCAGTCATGAGCCTTATATATTCTTTCAAGACAATGCCAGTTTCTGGTCCTCAGAGTTATCCAAAAAGAATTGCAGTGGTGAGAGACCTGGGTCTTACATACAATACAACTTCTACAATTGATCACTTGATACATAATAGTCTTGATCTTGCTCTATTAGTTGGTGATGTAACTTATGCCAACCTGTAA
- the LOC122069926 gene encoding protein XRI1-like isoform X2, whose amino-acid sequence MDSNNDSEPWEWQGDDYYLQKNSHFEISTSLWDETSQNEESLSYMFDETTPIKSCGDLAYHVTGSGKNMNKEEEVRRDSSSQLKRRRMLQFNTSNMDPCYCDEQISSVFGQSKDWEEQIGAALPVTSDWVSELTDRSASGNGSLDQSSEGWLANCFNDAEMHLSSDDMNLSGVSDEQIDVSEFCNFPPEVEAHVVQGCSSLTPRSVFKGRKSFIRAPTKMSSAVAYPFALIKPCGVHGDVTLKDINQRIRTPPPSKSKQNDDDASASYPTSAFSGKPVVVKTKIRTEGGKGSITIMRTKG is encoded by the exons atggattccaacaatgaTAG TGAACCGTGGGAATGGCAAGGTGATGACTACTATCTCCAAAAGAACTCCCATTTCG AAATCTCTACTAGTCTATGGGATGAAACAAGCCAAAATGAAGAAAGTCTCTCCTACATGTTCGATGAAACGACGCCAATTAAATCTTGCGGAGATTTAGCATACCATGTTACTGGCAGCGGAA AAAATATGAACAAGGAAGAGGAAGTGCGTAGGGATTCTTCATCTCAATTAAAGAGGAGACGGATGTTACAATTCAACACAAGTAATATGGATCCCTGTTACTGTGATGAACAAATTTCATCTGTATTTGGACAATCAAAG GATTGGGAGGAACAAATCGGGGCAGCTTTACCTGTAACGTCGGATTGGGTTTCAGAGCTCACAG ATAGGTCTGCCTCTGGTAATGGGAGCCTGGATCAGTCTTCTGAGGGCTGGCTTGCCAACTGCTTCAACGACGCTGAAATGCATCTTAGCTCCGATGATAT GAATCTCTCCGGGGTCTCTGACGAGCAAATTGATGTTTCAG AGTTCTGCAACTTTCCACCCGAGGTGGAAGCTCATGTGGTACAAGGGTGTTCTTCCCTAACTCCTCGAAGTGTTTTTAAAG GTAGGAAGTCTTTCATTCGAGCTCCCACAAAGATGTCTTCTGCTGTTGCCTATCCATTTGCCCTCATCAAGCCCTGTGGGGTCCATGGAGATGTTACTCTGAAGGACATAAACCAGCGGATTCGAACTCCACCCCCTTCAAAGTCGAAGCAAAATGATGATGATGCCTCTGCTTCTTATCCCACTTCAGCTTTTTCTGGAAAGCCTGTGGTTGTTAAAACGAAAATCCGCACTGAAGGGGGAAAAGGAAGTATTACAATCATGAGAACCAAAGGCTGA
- the LOC122069926 gene encoding protein XRI1-like isoform X1, which translates to MDSNNDSEPWEWQGDDYYLQKNSHFEISTSLWDETSQNEESLSYMFDETTPIKSCGDLAYHVTGSGKNMNKEEEVRRDSSSQLKRRRMLQFNTSNMDPCYCDEQISSVFGQSKDWEEQIGAALPVTSDWVSELTVDRSASGNGSLDQSSEGWLANCFNDAEMHLSSDDMNLSGVSDEQIDVSEFCNFPPEVEAHVVQGCSSLTPRSVFKGRKSFIRAPTKMSSAVAYPFALIKPCGVHGDVTLKDINQRIRTPPPSKSKQNDDDASASYPTSAFSGKPVVVKTKIRTEGGKGSITIMRTKG; encoded by the exons atggattccaacaatgaTAG TGAACCGTGGGAATGGCAAGGTGATGACTACTATCTCCAAAAGAACTCCCATTTCG AAATCTCTACTAGTCTATGGGATGAAACAAGCCAAAATGAAGAAAGTCTCTCCTACATGTTCGATGAAACGACGCCAATTAAATCTTGCGGAGATTTAGCATACCATGTTACTGGCAGCGGAA AAAATATGAACAAGGAAGAGGAAGTGCGTAGGGATTCTTCATCTCAATTAAAGAGGAGACGGATGTTACAATTCAACACAAGTAATATGGATCCCTGTTACTGTGATGAACAAATTTCATCTGTATTTGGACAATCAAAG GATTGGGAGGAACAAATCGGGGCAGCTTTACCTGTAACGTCGGATTGGGTTTCAGAGCTCACAG TAGATAGGTCTGCCTCTGGTAATGGGAGCCTGGATCAGTCTTCTGAGGGCTGGCTTGCCAACTGCTTCAACGACGCTGAAATGCATCTTAGCTCCGATGATAT GAATCTCTCCGGGGTCTCTGACGAGCAAATTGATGTTTCAG AGTTCTGCAACTTTCCACCCGAGGTGGAAGCTCATGTGGTACAAGGGTGTTCTTCCCTAACTCCTCGAAGTGTTTTTAAAG GTAGGAAGTCTTTCATTCGAGCTCCCACAAAGATGTCTTCTGCTGTTGCCTATCCATTTGCCCTCATCAAGCCCTGTGGGGTCCATGGAGATGTTACTCTGAAGGACATAAACCAGCGGATTCGAACTCCACCCCCTTCAAAGTCGAAGCAAAATGATGATGATGCCTCTGCTTCTTATCCCACTTCAGCTTTTTCTGGAAAGCCTGTGGTTGTTAAAACGAAAATCCGCACTGAAGGGGGAAAAGGAAGTATTACAATCATGAGAACCAAAGGCTGA